Below is a genomic region from Delftia tsuruhatensis.
TCGCGCAGGTGCGTGCGCAGCAGGCGGAAGTGCCGGGCTTCCTCGGCAGCCACCAGCAGCCAGTCGCGGTAGTACTGCTCGGGCATGCCATCGAAGCGCCAGACCGCGTCCAGCGCCAGGTTGATGGCGTTGAACTCGATGTGGGCGATGGCGTGGATCAGCACGGCGCGGCCTTCGGGCGTGGCCGGCGAGCGCCGGGCCACGGCAGTGTGGTGGCGCAGCTCGGGCCGCTGCGGGCGGCCCGGCAGGTCTGGTGCGGGGCAGGGCAGGGCCGGTGCCTGCGCTGCTATTGAATAAAGAGCCTGCCGTGCATACATGTCCAGCGTGGCGGCAGCCTTTTCCTCGGGATCCGGGAGGCACAAGACCTCAAGGGCGCGGTAGCGTAACTCCATCCCTACAATTCTAGGTTTCCTGCCATAACCAATGATTGACGGAGACAAAACCCCATGGCGATTTACGAACTGGATGGAGTGGCCCCTGAAGTGGCGGCGTCGGCCTGGGTGGCCGACAGCGCCGAGGTGATGGGTAATGTGCGGCTGGCCGAGGACGCCAGCATCTGGTTCGGCGCCGTGGTGCGCGGCGACTGCGAGAGCATCTCCATCGGCGAGGGCAGCAACATCCAGGATGCCAGCGTGCTGCACGCCGACCTGGGCAAGCCGCTGGTCGTGGGGCGCCATGTGACGGTAGGCCATCAGGTCATGCTGCACGGCTGCACCATCGGCGACGAATCGCTGATCGGGATCGGTGCCGTGGTACTCAACGGCGCACGCATCGGCAGGAACTGCCTGGTCGGCGCCGGCGCCCTGGTCACCGAGGGCAAGGAATTTCCCGACGGCTCGATGATCATCGGCAGCCCGGCCAAGGCCGTGCGCCAGCTGACGCCCGAGCAGATCGAGGGGCTGCGCCGCAGCGCCCAACACTATGTCGACAATGCGCGCCGCTTCAAGACCGGCTTGCGCAAGCTGGGCTGAACAAGGCCCGGCATTTTTTACGGAAACCATCAGCGTGTCTGAACTGCACAAATTTATCTTCGAAGGCCAGCCCGTGCGCGGCGCCATCGTCCGTCTCACCGATGCCTGGCAGGAGATCCTGCAGCGGCGCGCCGGCAATGCCGAGACCGGTGCCTATCCGGCCGCCGTGCGTGAGCTGCTCGGGGAGATGGTGGCCGCCGGCGTGCTGATGCAGTCCAACATCAAGTTCAACGGGGCCCTGGTCTTCCAGGTCATGGGTGACGGCCCTGTCAAGCTGGCCGTGGCCGAGGTGCAGTCGGACCTGGGCCTGCGCGCCACGGCCACGCTGGTGGGCGAGGCCGCCGATGGTGCCACGCTGGAGCAGTTGCTCAATGTGCAAGGCGGCGGCCGCTGCGTCATCACGCTGGACCCCAAGGGCCGCCAGCCGGGCCAGCAGCCCTACCAGGGCGTGGTCCCTCTGCAGGACGCGCAGGGCCGGCGCTTCGCCAAGGTGTCGGATGCGCTGCAGCACTACATGCTGCAATCCGAGCAGCTGGACACCGTGCTGGTGCTGGCCGCCGACGATCAGGTGGCCGCGGGCCTGCTGATCCAGCGCATGCCGGTCAAGGGCGAGGCCAACCTGGCCGCCGCCACCGAAAGCGAGCAATCGGGCCAGGACGCCATCGGCCTGAACGAGGACTACAACCGCATCGCGACGCTGGCCGCCAGCCTGACACGCGACGAGTTGCTCACGCTGGACGTGGAGACCATCCTGCGGCGCCTGTTCTGGGAAGAGAAGCTGATGCGCTTCGTGCCCCAGCCCGACGAGGAGCACCCGCGCTTTGCCTGCACCTGCAGCCGCGAGCGCGTGGCCTCCATGCTGGTTTCGCTGGGCTCGGACGAGGTCGAAAGCATCCTGGAGGAGCGCGGCAGCATCGAGGTCGGCTGCGATTTCTGTGGCCAGCAGTACGAGTTCGATCCCATCGACGCAGCCCAGCTGTTCACCGAGGCCGGCAAGCAGCCGCCCACCTCCACGAACGTGCAGTAGAGCGCCCTGCCGGCGTCAGTCTTTCCCGCTGCGCAGCGCGTCGAACAGCCGCCGCTCGCAGTCGGGGTCGCTGCATTGCTCGCAGCCGAAGGGGCGCAGCCGGGCGGCCTGGCGAACAACAGGCTCCTGGGGGAGCCAGGACCAGTCCGCAGCAGGCGCCAGCGACCGCAGTGATTGTGTCAACTGTTGCCATTGCCGTGCCGTGTCTCCATGGAGCACCACATAGTCCCGGGCTTCGGCATGCAGCCGTTCTCGCCAGTGATGATGTTGCGCCGCAGCGTCCAGATCGGTGCAGCGCCAATCCCGCCCCAATAGATAGATGGCCGTGTCTCTGGGCAAGGGTTGTCCTTGCCCAGGTGTGAGGCATTTCCATTCGGATTTTCTTCCATATTGCTGCCAGGCCTGGTGCAGTGCCTCTGCCATGGAGTGGGCCTGCAAGGGCACTGCTCCGACCAGGGCAATGCAGGGTTGAGAGGGGGAGGGGGGCGACAAGTGGATTCCGGATTCTTTTCCAAGGCCATGGCCTGCTGTGTGCAAGCGGCTAGTAGTCTTGGCCGTTGCGTGTGAGTTTGGTGGTCACCATGTCGATGTTTGTGCCATCGCCGCTGCTTTGAATGGTAAAGCCTTTGTATATCCACTCATAGCCTGTGCTGCTGCCGCTGCCAGTCTTGAATTTGCAGGCTGTGACGGTGCGGTTGCCAATGGTCAGGGTGGCATCCTCCAGGTAGCTGGAGTTTCTGGTGAGTGTGTGGGGCGCAATGGTGCCAGGAGGCAACATCCGCAAGGTGCCTGTGACTTCAAGGCGCTGGGTTTGACCAGGCTCCAGCGTCGCGCTCCGGTCTATCACGGGCGGAGAATAGGTATATTGCTGGAGCCTTGGCATGCTGCCGGAGAATGAGGTGATATTGGAGCCGTATTCCGCATAGACAAGTGGCGAGACTGGGGCGAGATAGGTCTCCGTCTCCACATGGCTGGTGGACATCTGGCCGCTCGGCAGAATTTCCCGGCTGACCCTCGTGTGCATGATCAAGTTGTCGTGGCCGTTGAAGCTTTGGGAGTTGTAGTTGTTATAGGTGATGGAATAGTTGCGATTGAAGGCTGGTGAATGGTCCTCCTGCAAAAAACTATTGCCACTCTGGTATTTTTTGTCATCAAAGCAGTGCTCTGCAGTCTGCGTCATTTTATCTCCGCCACCACAGGCGGTGAGCAGCAAGGATATTCCCAGTGTAATGGATGCGGTGGCAATGGTTTGAGTCGATGTCATGGATTTTCCTTATTGATGGGGTGGATGCTGAGTGCAGTGTAACCACATAACCCATGTTGATAAGAGTCCATCCGGACGTTCCAATAGTGCGGAGACAAGGTACTCCAATGCGTCATCTCAAAAACAAAGGGCCGGCGTGAAGCCGGCCCCGAACATCGTTGCAACGCACGGCGGGTTCAGCGCCGCACGATCTGCACGAAGATCTCATTGGGCTTGACCATGCCCAGTTCGCTGCGGGCCTTTTCCTCGACCATGGCCAGGCCGTCCTTGAGGTCGTTGACCTCGGAGGCCAGCCGGTCGTTCTCGGCCTTCTCCAGTGCGTTGGCCACATTCTGGTCATGGATCTGCTGCTGCAGTTCCTTGACATAGGCCACGCTGCCATGGCCCAGCCACAGCTGTGCATGCACGGCAGCGAGCAGGGCGAGCAGGACGAGAGGTACGACGCGATTGACCATGGGAGCGGGCGTGGCTGAAAGGAAAAAGGCTTGCCGGCCAGATGGCTTGCAAGCCTAACGCTTTTTCAGCGCAGGTTGTAGAACGCCTCGCGGCCAGGGTAGTGGGCGATGTCGCCCAGGTCTTCCTCGATGCGCAGCAGCTGGTTGTACTTGGCGATGCGGTCCGAGCGGCTCAGCGAGCCGGTCTTGATCTGGCCGGCATTGGTGCCCACCGAGATGTCGGCGATCGTCGAGTCCTCGGTTTCGCCCGAGCGGTGCGAGATCACGGCCGTGTAGCCGGCGCGCTTGGCCATTTCGATGGCGGCGAAAGTCTCGGTCAGGGTGCCGATCTGGTTGATCTTGATCAGGATGGAGTTGGCGATCTTCTTGTCGATGCCTTCCTTCAGGATCTTGGTGTTGGTGACGAACAGGTCGTCGCCCACCAGCTGGACCTTGGCGGCCAGGCGGTCGGTCAGGATCTTCCAGCCCTCCCAGTCGCCCTCGGCCATGCCGTCCTCGATGGAGATGATGGGGTACTTGTCGCACCAGCCGGCCAGCATGTCGGTCCACTGGGTGGCGGTCAGCGTCAGGTTGCCTTCACCGGCCAGCACGTACATGCCGTCCTTGTAGAACTCGCTGGCAGCGCAGTCCAGGCCCAGGGCGATCTGTTCGCCGGCCTTGTAGCCCGCGTTCTCGATGGCCTGCAGGATCAGCTGGATGGCGGCTTCGTGGTTTTCCACGGAAGGCGCGAAACCGCCTTCGTCGCCCACGGCCGTGCTCATGCCCTTGTCGTGGATGATCTTCTTGAGCGCGTGGAAGACTTCGGCGCCCCAGCGCACGGCTTCGCGGAACGAAGGCGCGCCCACGGGGATGATCATGAATTCCTGCAGGTCCAGGCTGTTGTTGGCGTGCGCGCCACCGTTGATGACGTTCATCATCGGCACGGGCAGCTGCATGCCGCCCATGCCGCCCAGGTAGCGGTACAGCGGCAGGCCGGCTTCCTCGGCGGCGGCACGGGCCACGGCCATGGAGACGGCCAGCATGGCGTTGGCGCCCAGGCGGCCCTTGTTGTCGGTACCGTCCAGGTCGATCAGGGTCTTGTCCAGGAAAGCCTGTTCGGAGGCATCCAGGCCCAGCACGGCTTCGGAGATCTCGGTGTTGATGTGCTCGACGGCCTTGAGCACGCCCTTGCCCAGGTAGCGGCTCTTGTCGCCGTCGCGCAGCTCGATGGCTTCGCGCGAGCCGGTCGAGGCGCCCGAGGGCACGGCGGCGCGGCCCATCACGCCCGACTCCAGCAGCACGTCGCATTCGACGGTGGGGTTGCCGCGGCTGTCCAGCACTTCGCGGCCTACGATGTCAACGATTGCACTCATGGCATTTCCTTTGCGGTTTTTGAAAGCGGTGTGCAGGCGGTTTCCGGTGAGGTTGCGCCCTGGTGCTTGCCGGGCAAGCGGTGTCGGCTCGGGCCAGCATGGCGAGGCGCCGCGCTGGCGGGCACTGCCGTGCTCCGCGGCGCAGTATCTGCGATCGGGCGGCGGCCATTGTGCACAAATTGGGTGGATAGATTTGAATACGCTGCACTCTTGACGCCCGGATCCGTGCTGGCGTCAGACGCCTTCCACGCAGACCATGCGCATGATGGCCGCGCCTTCGCGGGCCTCGCGTGCACGGCGGTACTCGGGGGTGTCATGGAAGGCCTTGGCGGCCTCGAAGCTGGGGAACTTGAGGACCACGGTGCGGCCCGGGTTCCAGTCGCCCTCGAGCACTTCGACCTTGCCGCCGCGCACGCAGACCTCGGCGCCATGCACGCGCATGGCCTCGGTGCTCCACTTGCGGTACTCCTCGTACTGCTCGGGGCGGGTGACGGTAACGGAAGCGATGATGTAGCCGCTGGCCATGGGTCAGACTCCAAAGTCGTTTTCGAGGAAGCCGTTTCGCTTGGTCACGTCGTCGAGCGCGACCAGGGTTTCGAGCAGGGCCTTCATGTGCTTGAGCGGCACGGCGTTGGGGCCGTCGCTGAGCGCGCAGGGCGGGTTGGGATGGGTTTCCATGAACAGGCCGGCCACGCCCACGGCCACGGCTGCGCGCGAGAGCACGGGCACCATCTCGCGCATGCCGCCGCTGCTGGTGCCGTTGCCGCCGGGCAGCTGCACGCTGTGCGTGGCGTCGAACACCACGGGGGCGCCGGTCTCGCGCATGATGGACAGGCTGCGCATGTCGGAGACCAGGTTGTTGTAGCCGAAGCTGGCGCCGCGTTCGCAGGCCATGAAGCTGTCCTCGGGCAGGCCGGCCTCCCGGGCGGCGGCGCGGGCCTTGTCGATGACGTTCTTCATGTCATGCGGTGCGAGGAACTGGCCCTTCTTGATGTTCACCGGCCGGCCCGACTGGGCCACGGCACGGATGAAGTCGGTCTGGCGGCACAGGAAGGCCGGTGTCTGCAGCACATCGACCACCTGGGCCACGGCCGGGATCTCGGACTCGGTGTGCACATCGGTGAGGATGGGCACCTGCAGTTCCTTCTTCACCTTGGCGAGGATCTCCAGGCCCTTGTCCATGCCCGGGCCGCGAAAGCTCGCGCCCGAGCTGCGGTTGGCCTTGTCGTAGCTGCTCTTGAAGATGAAGGGAATGCCCAGGGCCGCCGTGATTTCCTTGAGTTGCCCCGCCACGTCCATCTGCAGTTGCTCGGACTCGACGACGCAGGGGCCTGCAATGAGAAAGAAGCGTCGGTCGAGGCCGACATCGAAGCCGCAGAGTTTCATGGTGGGGATTCCTTGGGAAATGGTGGGCGGCGGCGGGCTCAGGGCTTGCGAGGCGCCTTCTGGCGCTCGATCGCGGCCTTGACGAAGGCGTTGAACAGCGGGTGGCCGCTCCAGGGCGTGGACTTGAACTCGGGGTGGAATTGCACGCCGATGTACCAGGGGTGGACCTGCCTGGGCAGCTCGACGATTTCCGTCAGTTGCTCACGCTGGGTCAGCGCCGAGATCACCAGGCCGGCTTCGCGCAACTGGTCCAGGTACTGGACGTTGGCCTCGTAGCGGTGGCGATGGCGTTCGGTGACCACGTCGCCGTAGATGCCGTGTGCCAGCGTGCCGGGCTGCACGTCCGAGGACTGGGCGCCCAGGCGCATGGTGCCGCCCAGGTCGGAGTTCTCGTCGCGCGTCTTCACGGTGCCGTCGGCGTCCTTCCACTCGGTGATCAGCGCGATCACGGGGTGGGCGGCCTTGGCGTCGAACTCGGTGGAGTTGGCGCCTTCCAGGCCCGCCACGTGGCGGGCGTATTCGATGGTGGCCACCTGCATGCCCAGGCAGATGCCCAGGTAGGGGACCTTGTTCTCGCGGGCGAAGCGCGCCGTGGAGATCTTGCCTTCCACGCCGCGCGAGCCGAAGCCGCCGGGCACGAGGATGGCGTCGTACTGAGAGAGCTTGTCGCGCGCATTGGCGTCGCTGATGGTCTCGGAGTCGACGTGGGTGATCTTCACGCGCACGTGGCTTTGCATGCCGGCGTGCTTGAGCGCTTCGTTGACCGACTTGTAGGCATCCGACAGTTCGACGTACTTGCCGACCATGGCGATCTTGACCTCGCCTTGCGGATGCTCGGTCTCATGGACCAGGTCGTCCCAGCGCTTGAGGTTGGTGGGCGGCGTGTTCAGGCGCAGCTTGTCGCAGATCAGGCCGTCCAGGCCCTGCTCGTGCAGCATGCGCGGCACCTTGTAGATGGTGTCCACGTCCCACATGGAGATCACGCCCCACTCGGGCACGTTGGTGAACAGCGAGATCTTTTCCTTTTCCTCGTCCGGCACGCGGTGCTGGGCGCGGCACAGCAGGGCGTCGGGCTGGATGCCGATCTCGCGCAGCTTCTGCACCGTGTGCTGCGTGGGCTTGGTCTTGAGCTCGCCGGCCGTGGCGATCCAGGGCAGGTAGGTCAGGTGCACGAAGGCCGTGTTGTTGGGGCCTTGCTTGAGGGCCAGCTGGCGCACGGCCTCCAGGAAGGGCAGGGACTCGATGTCGCCCACCGTCCCGCCGACCTCGCAGATGGCCACGTCCACCGCATCGGGCGTGCCGACGCCGGCGCCGCGCTTGATGTATTCCTGGATCTCGTTGGTCACGTGCGGAATCACCTGCACGGTCTTGCCCAGGTAGTCGCCGCGGCGCTCCTTCTCGAGCACGCTCTGGTAGATGCGCCCGGTGGTGAAATTGTTGGACTGCTTCATGCGCGTCTCGATGAAACGCTCATAGTGGCCCAGGTCCAGATCGGTCTCGGCGCCATCGTCGGTCACGAACACTTCGCCGTGCTGGAAGGGCGACATGGTGCCCGGATCTACGTTGATGTAGGGGTCCAGCTTGATGAGGGTGACTTTGAGGCCGCGCGATTCGAGGATCGCAGCAAGGGAGGCTGAGGCGATTCCCTTGCCCAGGGAAGACACCACACCGCCTGTGACGAAGACAAATTTGGTCATGTCTTTTTTTGGTGGTGGTAAAGCAGGATTATAGATGCGCCGCCGAATTCGCCGCGCCGAGCGGGGCTCTGGGATCGCGCGCCGTCTGCTAAATTGCGCGCCATGACTGAAGTGTTCGCAGGCAAACATCTGGTGCTCGGCCTCTCCGGAGGCGTGGCTTGTTACAAATCGGCGCAATTGGTGCGGCTGCTGGTGCAGGCCGGCGCCACGGTCCAGGTGGTGATGACCGAGGCGGCCGAGCAGTTCATCACGCCCGTGACCATGCAGGCCTTGTCCGGGCGCCCGGTCTATGGCTCGCAGTGGGATGCGCGCGAGCCCAACAACATGCCCCACATCAACCTCAGCCGCGAGGCCGATGCCATGCTGATCGCACCGTGCAGCGCGGATTTCATCGCACGCCTGGTGCAGGGGCGCTCCGACGAGCTGCTGAGCCTGATGTGCCTGGCGCGGCCCATGGACCGCGTGCCGCTGCTGCTGGCGCCCGCCATGAACCGCGAGATGTGGGCCCATCCGGCCACGCAGCGCAACCTGGCGCAGGTCGCCGCCGACGGTGCGCAGGTGCTGGGCGTGGGCACGGGCGACCAGGCCTGCGGCGAGACCGGCGACGGCCGCATGCTGGAGCCCGAGGAGATCATGGAGGAATTGGCCGCACTCTTCACCCCCAAGCTGCTGCAGGGCCGCAGGCTGCTGGTCACGGCCGGGCCGACCTTCGAGGCCATCGACCCGGTGCGCGGCATCACCAACCATTCCAGCGGCAAGATGGGCTTTGCCATCGCGCGGGCCGCGCGCGAGGCTGGCGCCCAGGTGACCCTGGTGGCCGGCCCCGTGCATCTGGCCACCCCGCGTGGCGTGCAGCGCATCGACGTGCAGTCGGCGCAGCAGATGTTCGACGCCGTGCAGCAGCAACTGCCCCAGACCGGCGTCTTCGTCGCCACTGCGGCCGTGGCCGACTGGCGTCCGGCCAGCGCGGCCGATCAGAAGATCAAGAAGGACGGCTCGGGCCGGGTGCCCACGCTGGCCTTCGTCGAGAACCCCGACATCCTCGCCGCCGCGGCGCAGTCCGAGCGCGCGCGCAGCGGCCAGCTGTATTGCGTGGGCTTCGCGGCCGAGAGCCATGACCTGCTGCAGCACGCCAGCGCCAAGCGCCAGCGCAAGCAGGTGCCGCTGCTGGTGGGCAACATCGGTCCGGCGACCTTCGGGCGCGATGACAATGCCCTGCTGCTGATCGATGAGGCCGGTACGAAGGAGTTGCCGCACGCCTCCAAGGCGCTGCTGGCGCGCCAGCTCGTCGCCGAGATCGCACGGCGCCTGCCCCCCCTGCGCTGAACCACGGAAAGCCCGCATGCCACAGACCTCCTACGAAGGCCCACGCCACGGCGACTATGTGCGCTATGTGGATGAACTGCTGCGCTCCAGCCCCTTGTACCGCTCGGCAGCCCAGGGCTGGCTGGCCCAGGGACGCAGCGATTTCACCGATGCGGTGGCCACCCCCGGCGCGCAGGCCCGTTCCGTGGCCGAGCGCGTGCGTGAGCAGGTGCAGGCGGCCGCCGAGAAGGCGCGCGCCGCGGCGCAGCAGGCGTCAGGGCAGGCCGCTGCCGACCGGCAGGCGCCTGCCGGGGACCGGCATGGCGGCAAGGCCGATCGTGGCCGCCAGGCGGCGCGTGCCCAGGTCCGGGCAGCGACGACAGCCAAGGCAGGCGGCAAGACGGGCTTCAAGCTGGGGCCGGGCCAATGGCTGGCCCTGGTGATCGGGCTGATCCTCGCTGTGGCGATTCCCGGCATGGGCCCCATCATCTTGCTGCTGACCGTCATCAATGCCCTTTTCAAAGGTTTTCGCGCCGGGCTGCGATCACCCCGTTGATGGCACGGGGCACAATGCGCGCTTTGCTTTTTGCGGGAGCCGCCCTCCGGATCCTCCTGAGGCCCTCCCCAGCCTGTTTTCATGAACGTTGACATCAAGATCCTTGACGCGCGCCTGCGCGAGAACATGCCCGCCTATGCCACGCCGGGCAGCGCGGGCCTGGACCTGCGTGCCTGCATCGATGCGCCGCTGACGCTCGAACCCGGCCAGTGGCAGCTCGTGCCCACGGGCATGGCCATGTATCTGAAGGATCCCGGCTACGCGGCCATGATCCTGCCGCGCTCGGGCCTGGGCCACAAGCACGGCATCGTGCTGGGCAATCTCGTCGGCCTGATCGACAGCGACTACCAGGGCCAGCTCATGGTCAGTGCCTGGAACCGTTCGGCCACGGGCTTCACGCTGCAGCCCATGGACCGTCTGGCCCAGTTGATCATCGTGCCCGTGGTGCAGCCGCGCTTCAACATCGTCGAGGAGTTCGAGGCGGCTTCCGAGCGAGGCGCTGGCGGCTACGGCTCGACCGGCAAGCAGTAACACCAGGCCGGGCCCGTTGCCAGGGGCCCGGCGCGAGGGAGGTCCGCATGGCAAGGCCATCTGCGCGCAGGCGCCGCTCCGCATCGTGGACGCGCGTGCTGCTGACCGAGGAAGACCGCATGCGCCGCCGCCTGCAGCAGCGCCACTGGCTGCGCCTGCACGCAGCGCTGACCGGCGGCCTCAGCCTGGCCGGCATGGCGCTGCTGAGCCTGGCCCTGCTGCATGCGGGCATGCACAGCATGGCGCTGCGCTATGGCGTCGCCCTGGCCAGCGGCTATCTGCTGTATCTGCTGCTGGTGCGCCTGTGGGCCGAGTGCATGCTGCGCCGCGACTGGGACGTGCCGGATGCCACTTCCGGCGGAGGCTCGCCTTCCCGCGGCCCGGAGCCGGGCGGTTTCGAGAGCGGGCAGGGGGGCTCCTATGGTGGCGGCGGGGCCAGCGGCAGTTGGGATGACGCAGGGGCCCTGCCGGAGGTCGCATCCTCCGCATCGCAGGGCATCGACCTGCCGGGAGTGGACCTGCCCGGCATCGACGGGCTCGACGAGGGCGCCGTGGTCCTGGTGCCGGTGCTGCTGGTGTTCGCCGCCTTGCTGGTGGCGGTCACGGGGGCGGGGTCGCTGCTGTGGCTGGTCTTTGGCGCCGATCTGTTCCTGGCCGTGGCGGTGGAGGTGGCCTTTGCGCTGCTGATGGCGCGCACGCTCTATGTGGTGGAGCGCGAGGGCTGGCTGCTGGCCGCGCTGCGCCTGAGCTGGAAGCCGGTGCTGGGTGCGCTGGTGGCGGCCGTGGCGCTCGGGGCCCTGGCCGACTGGCTGTTTCCCCAAGCCGATACGCTGGTGCAGGTCCTGCGTGCCCTGCGCGGGCACTGAGCCGCCGCCAGGCTGCCATCGCGCGCGCCCGCGCCCTCACCCGTCCCTTCTGGCACCCGGCAGGCGCAGCTGCATGCGCAACCCGCCCATCGGCGAGCGGCTGGCCTCGATGCCGCCGCCGTAGGTCTGCACCAGGTCGCGCACGATGTCCAGGCCCAGTCCCGCGCCGGGGCGGCGCTCGTCAAGGCGCTCGCCGCGCTCGAAGATGCGCTGCTGCGCGTCCGGTGCAATGCCGGGGCCGTCGTCGTCCACGGTCAGCAGCAGCTGTGCATCGTGGCCCTGGACATCGAGCCTGACGGCCTGCCCGGCCCATTTGCCTGCGTTGTCCAGCAGGTTGCCCAGCATCTCCATCAGGTCCTGGGCATCGCCCAGGAAGTCCCAGTGCGCGGGTTCTCCCTCCAGCGTGAAGCGGATGCCGCGCCCCGCATGCAGCCGGGCCATGGTGCGCACCAGGGACTCCAGCGGAGTCCGCACCGGAGTGCGCAGGCCCGTGGCCTGGCGCGCAGCCGCGCGCGCACGGGCCAAGTGGTGCTCCACCTGGCGGCCGGCGCTGGCCACCTGCTCGCGCACCAGGTCGGCCAGAGGGCCATCGGCCTGCTCGGCGGCATTGCCCAGGATGGTCAGCGGTGTGTTGACGGCATGGGCCAGGTTGCCGGCCTGGGTGCGCGCGCGCTGCACCATGTCGGCATTGACGCCGAGCACATGGTTGAACTCCTGCACCAGGGGCTGGAGCTCGCGGGGGAAATGGCCTTCCAGCCGCGGCGTGGCGCCCGTGCGCACATCGGACAGGCCCTTGCGCAGCCATTGCAGCGGCCGCAGCGCAAGACGAAGCTGCAGGACCACGGCCAGCGCAAGGCCGGCTGCCAGCGTGCCGAGAGCGGCGATCAGCATGGTGGTGAAGCGCTGCATGGGCTCGGCCAGCAGCACGCTGTCGGCCGCGACGATCAGGCGCAGCGGCGGCGCGTCGGACTCGGGCAGCTGCAGCGGACGCGCCACGGCCACCAGCTGGTGGCCTTGTCCGTCGGGCAGCGTGCCGGTACGCAGGGCCGTGTCTTCGTGGTGCGCGCCGGGGCTGCCGGTGTCGGCTCGGAACTGGCGCCAGTCCAGTGTCTGGTCCCAGAGGGAGCGGGAGCGCAATTGGCCGGCGGCAGCGGTGGTGCCCGCCTCGCCAGCCAGCCGGTCGATCTGCCAGTACAGGCCCGACAGCGGCTGCGACAGGCGGGGATCACCCACCGCCATGCCGACTTCGATGCGTCCGCCGGGCAGGCTGTTGACGGCAGCGCTCAACTGGTCGAGCTGAAGCACCAGTTGGGCCTGCAACTGCTGGGCGATGTGGTCGCGGAACAGTCCGCGCAATCCCCAGCCGGCCACCAGCACGGCTGCCAGCACCCAGGCCAGCGTTCCGGCCAGCAGGCGCAGGCGCAGCGAATCGCCGAGACGCCAGCCCGATGTGCCTGGTCGCGCTGTCATGCCGGGGGGGCGCTGCAATCGACCAGCCGGTAGCCCAGGCCGCGCACGGTCTCTATGCTGCCGGGGGGCAGCTTCTTGCGCAGGCGGCCCACGAAGACCTCGATGGTGTTGGAGTCGCGGTCGCTGTCCTGCGGATAGATGTGCTCGGACAGCTCGGTGCGCGAGATCACCTCGCCCACGCGCTGCATCAGCAGCGCCAGGACCTTGAATTCGTGGCTGGTCAGGCTGAGTGCCTGG
It encodes:
- the dut gene encoding dUTP diphosphatase, with product MNVDIKILDARLRENMPAYATPGSAGLDLRACIDAPLTLEPGQWQLVPTGMAMYLKDPGYAAMILPRSGLGHKHGIVLGNLVGLIDSDYQGQLMVSAWNRSATGFTLQPMDRLAQLIIVPVVQPRFNIVEEFEAASERGAGGYGSTGKQ
- a CDS encoding sensor histidine kinase, whose product is MTARPGTSGWRLGDSLRLRLLAGTLAWVLAAVLVAGWGLRGLFRDHIAQQLQAQLVLQLDQLSAAVNSLPGGRIEVGMAVGDPRLSQPLSGLYWQIDRLAGEAGTTAAAGQLRSRSLWDQTLDWRQFRADTGSPGAHHEDTALRTGTLPDGQGHQLVAVARPLQLPESDAPPLRLIVAADSVLLAEPMQRFTTMLIAALGTLAAGLALAVVLQLRLALRPLQWLRKGLSDVRTGATPRLEGHFPRELQPLVQEFNHVLGVNADMVQRARTQAGNLAHAVNTPLTILGNAAEQADGPLADLVREQVASAGRQVEHHLARARAAARQATGLRTPVRTPLESLVRTMARLHAGRGIRFTLEGEPAHWDFLGDAQDLMEMLGNLLDNAGKWAGQAVRLDVQGHDAQLLLTVDDDGPGIAPDAQQRIFERGERLDERRPGAGLGLDIVRDLVQTYGGGIEASRSPMGGLRMQLRLPGARRDG